Proteins encoded by one window of Sphaerodactylus townsendi isolate TG3544 linkage group LG02, MPM_Stown_v2.3, whole genome shotgun sequence:
- the PLCD4 gene encoding 1-phosphatidylinositol 4,5-bisphosphate phosphodiesterase delta-4 isoform X3 yields the protein MAALLYSARLHLDDNLEQMQQGTMMRKVKSKNWKKPRYFKLQDDCMTIWYKSKKTGNAKSAFSVSDVETVREGHQSEVLQSLAEEFPPECCFTIVFHGRRGNLDLIASSAEEAQFWIKGLRRLVEVVTNMDQKEKIDQWICDWFQKADKDKDGRMNFKEVQHLLRLMNVDMNEDHAFRLFQMADKSETGTLEGEEFVLFYKALTQRDEVLKIFQNYSKDGKKLTLLEFVDFLKQEQMESIGVMGLAMELIDRYEPSETAKTRHALTIDGFLMYLCSPDGSIFNPEHRKVFQDMSQSLCHYFISSSHNTYLMEDQLRGQSSIEGYIRALKRGCRCLEVDCWDGPNGEPIVYHGHTFTSKIPFREVVSTVEKYAFQVSDYPIILSIENHCSIEQQDVIAQQLKSILGEQLLITTIDGRIPVQLPSPEELRGKIILKGKKIGCLEDSLNGQPDEEPEGEDSEEEEEAEEEILRNEAKKKEKKSKQTLSEELSDCIIYCKSVPFSSFQHSRSHYKPYEMSSFKESKAHKLIREAVALNFQTAGTEMDLYDGLFSQNGHCGYVLKPTFMRDTETYFSPDNPQSRGDSALSLVIQVISGQQLPKVPNSKEGSIVDPLVRVEIHGIPADNAKRETKYIENNGFNPQWGETLHFQVRVPELALVRFVVEDYDKASRNDFVGQYTIPLTSVKAGYRHIHLLSKDGTGITPASLFVHIRMVDLSTEID from the exons ATGGCAGCACTTCTTTACAGTGCTC GGCTTCATTTGGATGACAATCTGGAACAGATGCAGCAAGGGACAATGATGCGCAAGGTGAAGTCCAAGAACTGGAAGAAACCGCGGTACTTCAAGCTGCAGGATGACTGCATGACCATTTGGTACAAGTCCAAGAAGACTGGAAATGCCAAGTCTGCTT TTTCAGTGAGCGACGTGGAGACTGTGCGTGAGGGACACCAATCAGAGGTACTTCAAAGCCTAGCTGAGGAATTCCCACCTGAGTGCTGTTTCACCATTGTCTTCCATGGGCGTCGTGGCAACCTGGACCTAATTGCTAGCTCTGCTGAAGAAGCTCAGTTTTGGATCAAGGGCCTGCGACGCCTTGTGGAAGTGGTAACTAACATGGATCAGAAGGAAAAGATAGATCA ATGGATCTGTGATTGGTTCCAAAAAGCTGATAAGGACAAGGATGGGCGCATGAACTTCAAGGAGGTGCAGCACTTGCTCAGGTTGATGAATGTGGACATGAATGAAGACCATGCTTTCCGGCTATTCCAG ATGGCCGACAAATCTGAGACCGGAACactggaaggggaggagtttgtgcTATTCTACAAAGCACTAACTCAGCGAGATGAGGTGCTCaagatctttcagaattactCCAAGGATGGCAAGAAGCTGACACTGCTGGAGTTTGTGGACTTCTTGAAGCAGGAGCAGATGGAAAGCATTGGTGTTATGGGGTTGGCCATGGAGCTGATTGACAGATACGAGCCATCTGAGACAG ctAAGACTCGCCACGCCCTGACCATAGATGGATTCCTCATGTATCTGTGCTCGCCAGATGGCTCCATCTTCAACCCTGAGCACAGGAAGGTCTTCCAGGACATGTCGCAGTCCCTCTGCCATTACTTTAtctcctcttctcacaacacATACTTGATGGAGGACCAGCTGCGAGGGCAGAGCAGCATTGAGGGATATATCAG GGCTCTGAAGCGTGGCTGCCGATGTCTAGAGGTGGACTGTTGGGATGGACCTAATGGGGAGCCCATTGTCTACCATGGCCATACTTTCACCTCTAAGATTCCATTCCGGGAAGTAGTGTCAACTGTTGAGAAATATGCCTTCCAG GTTTCTGATTACCCCATCATCCTGtccattgagaaccactgcagcaTAGAGCAGCAAGATGTCATAGCACAGCAGCTGAAAAGCATTCTGGGAGAGCAGCTACTCATCACCACCATTGATGGGCGAATCCCTGTGCAATTGCCTTCACCCGAG GAACTGAGAGGCAAGATCATTCTGAAGGGGAAAAAGATTGGATGCCTGGAGGATTCTCTGAATGGGCAGCCAGATGAGGAACCTGAGGGAGAGGattctgaggaggaggaagaggcagaggaggaaaTCCTGCGCAATGAagccaaaaagaaagagaag AAATCCAAGCAGACCCTCTCTGAGGAGCTTTCGGATTGTATTATCTACTGCAAGAGTGTGCCCTTCTCTAGCTTCCAACACTCCCGCAGCCACTACAAGCCCTATGAGATGTCATCTTTCAAAGAATCCAAGGCCCACAAACTCATCCGAGAGGCTG TGGCCTTGAATTTTCAAACAGCTGGTACAGAGATGGACTTGTATGATGGGCTCTTCAgtcaaaatggccactgtggctATGTGTTGAAACCAACCTTCATGCGGGATACAGAGACATATTTTAGCCCTGATAACCCCCAAAGTAGGGGGGACAGTGCTCTGAGCTTAGTCATTCAG GTGATTAGTGGTCAGCAGCTCCCCAAAGTGCCCAACAGCAAAGAAGGCTCCATTGTGGATCCACTGGTGCGGGTGGAGATTCATGGGATTCCAGCTGATAATGCCAAGCGGGAGACCAAATATATTGAAAACAATG GGTTTAACCCACAATGGGGTGAGACTCTTCACTTCCAAGTGAGGGTACCAGAGCTAGCACTTGTGCGCTTTGTGGTGGAGGACTATGACAAGGCATCGCGGAATGACTTTGTGGGGCAGTACACAATCCCTCTTACTAGTGTCAAAGCAG GATACCGCCACATCCACCTTCTTTCCAAGGATGGCACAGGGATCACACCAGCATCTCTTTTTGTCCACATCCGAATGGTGGATTTGTCCACTGAGATTGACTAG
- the PLCD4 gene encoding 1-phosphatidylinositol 4,5-bisphosphate phosphodiesterase delta-4 isoform X1, translating into MAALLYSARLHLDDNLEQMQQGTMMRKVKSKNWKKPRYFKLQDDCMTIWYKSKKTGNAKSAFSVSDVETVREGHQSEVLQSLAEEFPPECCFTIVFHGRRGNLDLIASSAEEAQFWIKGLRRLVEVVTNMDQKEKIDQWICDWFQKADKDKDGRMNFKEVQHLLRLMNVDMNEDHAFRLFQMADKSETGTLEGEEFVLFYKALTQRDEVLKIFQNYSKDGKKLTLLEFVDFLKQEQMESIGVMGLAMELIDRYEPSETAKTRHALTIDGFLMYLCSPDGSIFNPEHRKVFQDMSQSLCHYFISSSHNTYLMEDQLRGQSSIEGYIRALKRGCRCLEVDCWDGPNGEPIVYHGHTFTSKIPFREVVSTVEKYAFQVSDYPIILSIENHCSIEQQDVIAQQLKSILGEQLLITTIDGRIPVQLPSPEELRGKIILKGKKIGCLEDSLNGQPDEEPEGEDSEEEEEAEEEILRNEAKKKEKKSKQTLSEELSDCIIYCKSVPFSSFQHSRSHYKPYEMSSFKESKAHKLIREAGNDFVRHNAWQLTRIYPSGIRADSSNFNPQDMWNVGCHMVALNFQTAGTEMDLYDGLFSQNGHCGYVLKPTFMRDTETYFSPDNPQSRGDSALSLVIQVISGQQLPKVPNSKEGSIVDPLVRVEIHGIPADNAKRETKYIENNGFNPQWGETLHFQVRVPELALVRFVVEDYDKASRNDFVGQYTIPLTSVKAGYRHIHLLSKDGTGITPASLFVHIRMVDLSTEID; encoded by the exons ATGGCAGCACTTCTTTACAGTGCTC GGCTTCATTTGGATGACAATCTGGAACAGATGCAGCAAGGGACAATGATGCGCAAGGTGAAGTCCAAGAACTGGAAGAAACCGCGGTACTTCAAGCTGCAGGATGACTGCATGACCATTTGGTACAAGTCCAAGAAGACTGGAAATGCCAAGTCTGCTT TTTCAGTGAGCGACGTGGAGACTGTGCGTGAGGGACACCAATCAGAGGTACTTCAAAGCCTAGCTGAGGAATTCCCACCTGAGTGCTGTTTCACCATTGTCTTCCATGGGCGTCGTGGCAACCTGGACCTAATTGCTAGCTCTGCTGAAGAAGCTCAGTTTTGGATCAAGGGCCTGCGACGCCTTGTGGAAGTGGTAACTAACATGGATCAGAAGGAAAAGATAGATCA ATGGATCTGTGATTGGTTCCAAAAAGCTGATAAGGACAAGGATGGGCGCATGAACTTCAAGGAGGTGCAGCACTTGCTCAGGTTGATGAATGTGGACATGAATGAAGACCATGCTTTCCGGCTATTCCAG ATGGCCGACAAATCTGAGACCGGAACactggaaggggaggagtttgtgcTATTCTACAAAGCACTAACTCAGCGAGATGAGGTGCTCaagatctttcagaattactCCAAGGATGGCAAGAAGCTGACACTGCTGGAGTTTGTGGACTTCTTGAAGCAGGAGCAGATGGAAAGCATTGGTGTTATGGGGTTGGCCATGGAGCTGATTGACAGATACGAGCCATCTGAGACAG ctAAGACTCGCCACGCCCTGACCATAGATGGATTCCTCATGTATCTGTGCTCGCCAGATGGCTCCATCTTCAACCCTGAGCACAGGAAGGTCTTCCAGGACATGTCGCAGTCCCTCTGCCATTACTTTAtctcctcttctcacaacacATACTTGATGGAGGACCAGCTGCGAGGGCAGAGCAGCATTGAGGGATATATCAG GGCTCTGAAGCGTGGCTGCCGATGTCTAGAGGTGGACTGTTGGGATGGACCTAATGGGGAGCCCATTGTCTACCATGGCCATACTTTCACCTCTAAGATTCCATTCCGGGAAGTAGTGTCAACTGTTGAGAAATATGCCTTCCAG GTTTCTGATTACCCCATCATCCTGtccattgagaaccactgcagcaTAGAGCAGCAAGATGTCATAGCACAGCAGCTGAAAAGCATTCTGGGAGAGCAGCTACTCATCACCACCATTGATGGGCGAATCCCTGTGCAATTGCCTTCACCCGAG GAACTGAGAGGCAAGATCATTCTGAAGGGGAAAAAGATTGGATGCCTGGAGGATTCTCTGAATGGGCAGCCAGATGAGGAACCTGAGGGAGAGGattctgaggaggaggaagaggcagaggaggaaaTCCTGCGCAATGAagccaaaaagaaagagaag AAATCCAAGCAGACCCTCTCTGAGGAGCTTTCGGATTGTATTATCTACTGCAAGAGTGTGCCCTTCTCTAGCTTCCAACACTCCCGCAGCCACTACAAGCCCTATGAGATGTCATCTTTCAAAGAATCCAAGGCCCACAAACTCATCCGAGAGGCTG ggaaTGACTTTGTCCGCCATAATGCTTGGCAGCTGACACGAATCTATCCCAGCGGGATCCGAGCCGACTCCTCCAATTTCAACCCCCAGGACATGTGGAATGTGGGGTGCCACATGG TGGCCTTGAATTTTCAAACAGCTGGTACAGAGATGGACTTGTATGATGGGCTCTTCAgtcaaaatggccactgtggctATGTGTTGAAACCAACCTTCATGCGGGATACAGAGACATATTTTAGCCCTGATAACCCCCAAAGTAGGGGGGACAGTGCTCTGAGCTTAGTCATTCAG GTGATTAGTGGTCAGCAGCTCCCCAAAGTGCCCAACAGCAAAGAAGGCTCCATTGTGGATCCACTGGTGCGGGTGGAGATTCATGGGATTCCAGCTGATAATGCCAAGCGGGAGACCAAATATATTGAAAACAATG GGTTTAACCCACAATGGGGTGAGACTCTTCACTTCCAAGTGAGGGTACCAGAGCTAGCACTTGTGCGCTTTGTGGTGGAGGACTATGACAAGGCATCGCGGAATGACTTTGTGGGGCAGTACACAATCCCTCTTACTAGTGTCAAAGCAG GATACCGCCACATCCACCTTCTTTCCAAGGATGGCACAGGGATCACACCAGCATCTCTTTTTGTCCACATCCGAATGGTGGATTTGTCCACTGAGATTGACTAG
- the PLCD4 gene encoding 1-phosphatidylinositol 4,5-bisphosphate phosphodiesterase delta-4 isoform X2, whose amino-acid sequence MQQGTMMRKVKSKNWKKPRYFKLQDDCMTIWYKSKKTGNAKSAFSVSDVETVREGHQSEVLQSLAEEFPPECCFTIVFHGRRGNLDLIASSAEEAQFWIKGLRRLVEVVTNMDQKEKIDQWICDWFQKADKDKDGRMNFKEVQHLLRLMNVDMNEDHAFRLFQMADKSETGTLEGEEFVLFYKALTQRDEVLKIFQNYSKDGKKLTLLEFVDFLKQEQMESIGVMGLAMELIDRYEPSETAKTRHALTIDGFLMYLCSPDGSIFNPEHRKVFQDMSQSLCHYFISSSHNTYLMEDQLRGQSSIEGYIRALKRGCRCLEVDCWDGPNGEPIVYHGHTFTSKIPFREVVSTVEKYAFQVSDYPIILSIENHCSIEQQDVIAQQLKSILGEQLLITTIDGRIPVQLPSPEELRGKIILKGKKIGCLEDSLNGQPDEEPEGEDSEEEEEAEEEILRNEAKKKEKKSKQTLSEELSDCIIYCKSVPFSSFQHSRSHYKPYEMSSFKESKAHKLIREAGNDFVRHNAWQLTRIYPSGIRADSSNFNPQDMWNVGCHMVALNFQTAGTEMDLYDGLFSQNGHCGYVLKPTFMRDTETYFSPDNPQSRGDSALSLVIQVISGQQLPKVPNSKEGSIVDPLVRVEIHGIPADNAKRETKYIENNGFNPQWGETLHFQVRVPELALVRFVVEDYDKASRNDFVGQYTIPLTSVKAGYRHIHLLSKDGTGITPASLFVHIRMVDLSTEID is encoded by the exons ATGCAGCAAGGGACAATGATGCGCAAGGTGAAGTCCAAGAACTGGAAGAAACCGCGGTACTTCAAGCTGCAGGATGACTGCATGACCATTTGGTACAAGTCCAAGAAGACTGGAAATGCCAAGTCTGCTT TTTCAGTGAGCGACGTGGAGACTGTGCGTGAGGGACACCAATCAGAGGTACTTCAAAGCCTAGCTGAGGAATTCCCACCTGAGTGCTGTTTCACCATTGTCTTCCATGGGCGTCGTGGCAACCTGGACCTAATTGCTAGCTCTGCTGAAGAAGCTCAGTTTTGGATCAAGGGCCTGCGACGCCTTGTGGAAGTGGTAACTAACATGGATCAGAAGGAAAAGATAGATCA ATGGATCTGTGATTGGTTCCAAAAAGCTGATAAGGACAAGGATGGGCGCATGAACTTCAAGGAGGTGCAGCACTTGCTCAGGTTGATGAATGTGGACATGAATGAAGACCATGCTTTCCGGCTATTCCAG ATGGCCGACAAATCTGAGACCGGAACactggaaggggaggagtttgtgcTATTCTACAAAGCACTAACTCAGCGAGATGAGGTGCTCaagatctttcagaattactCCAAGGATGGCAAGAAGCTGACACTGCTGGAGTTTGTGGACTTCTTGAAGCAGGAGCAGATGGAAAGCATTGGTGTTATGGGGTTGGCCATGGAGCTGATTGACAGATACGAGCCATCTGAGACAG ctAAGACTCGCCACGCCCTGACCATAGATGGATTCCTCATGTATCTGTGCTCGCCAGATGGCTCCATCTTCAACCCTGAGCACAGGAAGGTCTTCCAGGACATGTCGCAGTCCCTCTGCCATTACTTTAtctcctcttctcacaacacATACTTGATGGAGGACCAGCTGCGAGGGCAGAGCAGCATTGAGGGATATATCAG GGCTCTGAAGCGTGGCTGCCGATGTCTAGAGGTGGACTGTTGGGATGGACCTAATGGGGAGCCCATTGTCTACCATGGCCATACTTTCACCTCTAAGATTCCATTCCGGGAAGTAGTGTCAACTGTTGAGAAATATGCCTTCCAG GTTTCTGATTACCCCATCATCCTGtccattgagaaccactgcagcaTAGAGCAGCAAGATGTCATAGCACAGCAGCTGAAAAGCATTCTGGGAGAGCAGCTACTCATCACCACCATTGATGGGCGAATCCCTGTGCAATTGCCTTCACCCGAG GAACTGAGAGGCAAGATCATTCTGAAGGGGAAAAAGATTGGATGCCTGGAGGATTCTCTGAATGGGCAGCCAGATGAGGAACCTGAGGGAGAGGattctgaggaggaggaagaggcagaggaggaaaTCCTGCGCAATGAagccaaaaagaaagagaag AAATCCAAGCAGACCCTCTCTGAGGAGCTTTCGGATTGTATTATCTACTGCAAGAGTGTGCCCTTCTCTAGCTTCCAACACTCCCGCAGCCACTACAAGCCCTATGAGATGTCATCTTTCAAAGAATCCAAGGCCCACAAACTCATCCGAGAGGCTG ggaaTGACTTTGTCCGCCATAATGCTTGGCAGCTGACACGAATCTATCCCAGCGGGATCCGAGCCGACTCCTCCAATTTCAACCCCCAGGACATGTGGAATGTGGGGTGCCACATGG TGGCCTTGAATTTTCAAACAGCTGGTACAGAGATGGACTTGTATGATGGGCTCTTCAgtcaaaatggccactgtggctATGTGTTGAAACCAACCTTCATGCGGGATACAGAGACATATTTTAGCCCTGATAACCCCCAAAGTAGGGGGGACAGTGCTCTGAGCTTAGTCATTCAG GTGATTAGTGGTCAGCAGCTCCCCAAAGTGCCCAACAGCAAAGAAGGCTCCATTGTGGATCCACTGGTGCGGGTGGAGATTCATGGGATTCCAGCTGATAATGCCAAGCGGGAGACCAAATATATTGAAAACAATG GGTTTAACCCACAATGGGGTGAGACTCTTCACTTCCAAGTGAGGGTACCAGAGCTAGCACTTGTGCGCTTTGTGGTGGAGGACTATGACAAGGCATCGCGGAATGACTTTGTGGGGCAGTACACAATCCCTCTTACTAGTGTCAAAGCAG GATACCGCCACATCCACCTTCTTTCCAAGGATGGCACAGGGATCACACCAGCATCTCTTTTTGTCCACATCCGAATGGTGGATTTGTCCACTGAGATTGACTAG